AGGACCGGCATCTGCGCGGCGCCTTCTTCGACTGCATCGTGGGCGTCGCGTCGTACGTCGGGTGGCACTGTGcgccgatgctgctgccgctgctgcagcagggCCTGACCGATCCGGAGGAGTTCGTGATCGCGAAGGCAATCCACGCGACCACGCTGCTGGTGGAGCTCGGGCTGATACAGAAGCAGGGCACGATCGAGTTTATCGGCGAGTGCGCCTGCTACCTCGCCCATCCGAACCTGTGGATCCGGCACGAGGTGGTCGAGCTGGTGGCGACGGCCGCCCGCATCCTCACCGCGATCGATGTGCAGTGCAAGGTGCGGCCCTCGATTGCGCCCCACCTGCGCCTGCCGCTGATCGAGCTGACCTGTCcggagctgctgctcgacTGTCTGGTGCCGCCGGTGCCGCGCAACATCTACGACGCGGTGCTACGCTTCGGCCCGGACATTGCGCCGCTGATCGCGGTGCTGCGGGAGCGCAAGCAGGCCCGCGCGCGGCAGCAAGCGGTCGCGGCCGAGCGGGAGGGCGACCGGCGCCAGTCGCCGCTGCCCGACAGCGGGCAGCAGGCACCGCCGCCCGGGATACAGCAGCTGCTGCGCCGCCTCACCACCGAGGGGCTGACGGAGCAGATCGAGGAGCAGCTGCTCGCGATGAGCGTCCATCTGATGAAGCTGCACCACTACAAGCTGGCGGAGACGCGCCACACGCAGCAGCCGTCCGGCCGGATCGTGCTCGACCACTACCCGGACGTGATGGGCGAGGTGCCACTGGCCGGCGCCGACACACATCTCCCGCTGGCGAAAGGGGGCGCTCTCCCGGGGCGGCCAGCCGCGTCTGGCAGTGCTGGCGATGGAACGGCACCAACGGGGGACGGGCTGGGAAAGCAGGCGGGCGGACGTACCGCGCGCAAAAGCGAATCGGACAGTGCGCAGGACTGGCAGCACATGCTGAGCGCGATCGAATCGCACACGCCCTCACCAAGCTCACCGACCGGTGGCGGGGGCGATTTAACCGTCACAGGCACGGCTGTTCTGCCTGCACCACCGCCGGTCGCCGCCACCGGGGCCACCGTGCCGATGGCCACGATCGCGGCCGCCCTGCCGCCGAccgtgcaccaccaccatcatcatgcgACGCCGACCACCTCGAGCCTGGTGGAGTACAGCCTGCCGGAGCGCACCACCGGCCACCAGGAGCGGCTGTCCGACTGTCGGCTCGAGATGGAGGCGCTCGTCGCGAAGCTGCGCACCCGCTTCGCCACCTACCAGCGGCAGCGGGAGCTGCGCGAGTCGACCAGCGCCGGGCCAGCCCTGCCGGCCGGCTGGCGCCTCTCCGGCACACTCGTGGCCCACCTGGCCGAGCACAAGGCGGCCGTCGCCCGGATGGCGGCGCTCAAGCCGCACACCGGCTCGCTGTTCGCGAGCGCCTCCATCGACGGCACGGTGCGGCTGTGGGACTGCAACAAGCTGGACGGGCAGCAGTCGGTCAACCGGTCGCGCCAGTCGTACCACGCCAACACGCCGCTGCACGCGGTCGCCGCCTGCGACGCCGGCCAATCGCTGGCGGTGGCGGGCAAGGAcggcacgctgctgctgctcaagaTCGACACCAACTCGAGCAAGATGGCGCTGCAGCAGGCGCGCCACTTCGAGGCGGACACGCGCTACACGTCCGCCTCCAGCTCGACGGGCGAGCTCGGCCCGGACGATGGGCCGGTGGTCGAGATGCACCCGCTCGACCAGGGCGCCCAGAGCGTGATCGTGTACGCGACGCTGTACGGTGCGCTCGTCGGCTGGGACATCCGCATGCCCGACTACGCCTGGCGGCTGCAGAGCGACCTGCGCAGCGGCGTCATCACCACGTTCTGCATCGATCCGTCCAGCTCGTGGCTGACGGTGGGGACGAGCAGCGGTCGCCACGTGTGCTGGGATCTGCGCTTCCAGCTGCCGATAGCGGAGATCAAGCACCCGCACGATGCGCGCATCCGGCGCGTCTCGCACCATCCGACCGAATCGTCCTGGCTCGTGTCGGCCTCGCAGGGCAACAGCGAGGTGTACGTGTGGAACATCGAGACTGGCCACCGGCAGCAGGCGTACTGGGCTAGCGCGAGCCCACCGCTCTCCAACAGCAACGCGTCCTCGCACTCGGTCTGCGCGCTGCTGCCGGGTGTGAACGATGGCAACCCGTTCCTGTTGACTGGAGGGACCGATCAGCGCCTGCGCTACTGGGATCCGGTCAACATCGAAAACTGTGCGCTGGTTGTGCCGTCCGCCCGGGACTACGCCCCACTCAACGTCACGTACGAGTGAGTATTGCTCTCGATGGTTACGGTTACtggcagtgctgcaaaatgtcactgtcaatgtcataaaaaaatctgactaaAGTGAAATCCGTGTCAGcatcacgtactcaattgtgataatcataggtgatactcaaaactcGATTGGTGTGActtcatgacatttttgcttcatgacatttttgcgaccatcgcttggtcagttactgcgtcatgacttttttactGTAAtcatttttgcaaaatgtcactgacaaagtcaaaaaaacattatctTCGCATTGTGTTCtttattccatttcatttcttttatttttttatttgtagatCACGCCTAATCGACGGTACGAAAGTAATCTCCGAGATacactgcaacaacaacagcaataacaacaacaacaacaatagcaacgtccaaatcaacaacaacaacagccacaacagcagcaatacCAACGCAAATCAGACCAGCGGAGGGCAAAGTGGCGGAATGGCCGGCAACAATGCGAACACGCCGGGTGGCGGCAGTGCAGGGGCGACTCCCGGTGGCCCAGGGTCCGGTGCCGGCGGGTCCAGTGAGCGGAGCGGCCGGCAGCCGGACGACGACCACCGGGTGGGGCCGGAAATGCCCGCCCACGGGCATAACGACGTGATCAGCGATCTGCTGATGTGCCGCTCGGCGAAGCAAACGTTCATCGCGTCCAGCAGCCGGGACGGCGTGATCAAGCTGTGGAAGTGAGCGCCGGAAGTCGTCGGAAGTCTGCGGACGGTGTACGGTAAAAAAGGGGAAGTAGTATTAAGCCTTATTAACGTTTCTTTCCCTCACAGGTGATCATCTTCATCAGCGCGTGGGTAGTGGGTTTTGTTGTGCGGACAGGGTAAATGTGcaattatttttccttttttttgttgttatgttttgtGGCTGTAAACACACGAGTTGCAGGAAACACGCGGAAGAAGAATCGCACATTTATCCAGACGCCTGCCCGCAATACCCCTCCATTTCGTTTCTAATcgtttttcctatttttcgtttcattttttttgctttatgatCTGTTATTGCATTACTCATACTCTATTGTGCTGAGATTAATCTCTTTATGTTGTGATTTCGGGAGCGAACGTTCGCTAGTGGTATTTTGCTAGAGGATACTGCATAACAGTGTGTATCTTGCATGTTAACGTTATTCAACTCAGGATGCTATTATCCTAGAAATATAATATTAAGAATTACTTACATCAATGTGCTACATACTTTTTTAACTTACAACAAACGTCCGTAGATATCACATCGACATGAAGATAATTTCGTTGAGCATTGGTAAAGATCTTCATCCAATGTACAGCGAGtatacataataaataaatactatagcaacatttacaaaacaaaaaaaactgtagtACTGCAAGTCAAACATGGAATTGGACAACATGGAATCTTGCACAAAAGGGCGTCATCTCTTTTCATGAAGTGTTATTAGTTATGTTATGTATGATGAGAGTACATCCTGTCAATATCTTCACGCCCTAgacaaaaaatccaaaattgcCGATGAGAGTGTAAAGAAATTTCGTTTAGaacactttctttttttctgaaaaCCTATCGCTGTGCttcatcgcatgcgattttatcgcacgtgctgtcaaacgctttttcgtataatattgcgattatttagATGATTTTGATAGTTCAACGATTATGacaaattaagttgagattgttcctacaaaacactaAACGTTTATCTTTACAGATAACATCGGATTCGACGTCCgacgaaataaaaaatttgtgattccgtcgtacgactcgcacgtccgacgttatctttcaaatcccatataaattttatccgataaaatcgcattcGATCAGCGTTGCTACCACACTAAGAGATCGCAGCTAGATGCTTTGTAGCGGGAGAATTCAAATTAGATCACAATTTGATATCACTGCCTGGTCATTCTTTTCCAGAATTTATAACCAGATAGCTGGTGTGCTATTctaaaattacttttttttataaaagacTCTACATAGCTCGCTTGCGCCATTCGTttttgatgagttttttttgtgtaatgaTTTAAGACGACTAACTTCTGTAATATTATCATGAACAAATTCaagtaaaaaatcaacaaatttcATGGCTTTCGCAAAGCATGAATATGGAAGCATGGACGAATGATCTTCATTACTCGAAGTCGAAATGTCCATTAAACTATCATCGGTTCCTTCACCTGAAATAGTATCCTCACTATTAAATGTATCACCTAACACCTCACAAAGTTGATGATATCATCATCGGTGTAAACCATGCTTGTAATCCATGCTGGATTGTTAATTTCATCGTAAAGATCTTCTTCTATCCATGTTCCAGTCAGTCTCTTCGCATGTACTACAGCTGTTAAATCTGCTAGATCATTAAAAAACATCATTACATTTGTTACGACTCGTACTTCTACGAATTTTGAATCGTAGATGAAGCAAGCGGCTACCAACCATTCAATGCTTTGCTGCAAAGATATTTTCTTAAAGTTGGCTTAGCAAGGATTCTCCTTTGATCGCCTGTGATTCGCTTCTCGCTGCTGACGAGATCATACATAAAGTGCTTCATTTAACAACGGAAACGTCTGCATATTCCGAGTTTTTCGATTCCATGTTCTTTAAAAGCTTTGAGTTTTGTGcaaaattctttttttattgcttaagcAAAAACAGATTTAAGATGTTCTTTATTCCAAAGATGTTTGCGAACCAAAAATGTTTATAACTCAGAAAGTAAAGAAATCTCAGTTAGCGAACACTTACTGCACCTTAAATGTTGTACCGATAATCGATAGTGCATCCTTCTGCTCATGAGCATCTTAGACTTGCGGAATATACGCTGTATGCTCGCTTGAATCTCCAGTCTTAGGTATCTTACCTTAGCTTTAACAATACACCATCACGCGACGTAGGTTTCTGTGTGTAGGTGCAATTAATAATTCAAGACGTAGCATATTTATACACGACCGGGAGGGATTATTACCCAATCCATCAGTATGCGCGGCGTACGCGTGCTTTTCGCGAGTTCCCGCGCGTGTTGCGTCACATACACACCCCCCTGTCTAACGACAGACACCTTTAGAACGAACAACAATACTcggttctttttgtttttatgcatATTCCCTTCTAATGCCGCCATCCAGCTGTCATCTAGAAGACGGTGCAAACGCCACTACGCACTTGCAATTAGAATCCGATCCGGTCCGATGTCTAATGAAGTCTCTCGTTTCTGGCGTGCCAGAATTTATGGCCCAATAGGGGCGTACATCGTGAATCATAATGGTTGACACCTCTTCTAGCAGatcgggattttttttattaggtTGGGTTTTTAGGCCGGGCCGCCACAGGGCACATTCCCCGGGGGATTTTATTTCCTGGCGCAGACATTCCGGGAACTACCGAATGTTTTATGTGTTACTTGCTGCTTCTTTCACGTTCCCGATTTCGCATGCCAAGCAGGGGCGACCGTTTGAGCTTGGAATGACACAGCTCGGATGCGTCGGATGGCTAGCCGATCCCGTGCCGAATTGAGGGTATCGGGGAGCCTAAGCGGTAACAGTAGTAGAGGCCTCCTATAGGTGTTGAGCGTGAGGGGGGGTGAGGGTGTTTTGGACCTCTCAAATCAAAAATTCAACCTATCGACCTCAGAGGTCTTTGATGCACATactgttattattgttattactaTTGTTATTAGGTCTTTAATCAAtggactagtgatgtgctctctggagcgaacccacgactccgattcgACTGCGGATATTTCTAGTTCGATTCCGAGTCTGGCGAAATGGGAATTACTGATTCcgaccggagtcggagtcac
The Anopheles arabiensis isolate DONGOLA chromosome X, AaraD3, whole genome shotgun sequence DNA segment above includes these coding regions:
- the LOC120906288 gene encoding phosphoinositide 3-kinase regulatory subunit 4, which encodes MGNQLVALAPSQIFPVEHYLTGTFEFDLQFEKSMGSTRFMKVAKVKVDEGPAVVKVFVRHDPSLPLEQHLERIEHIKKHLANAVNCLPFQKVLTMEKACLIVRQYVKHSLYDRVSTRPFLTVIEKKWITFQILCALHQCHKQRICHGDIKLENILITSWNWVLLSDFASFKPTYLPEDNPADYSYFFDTSRRRTCYIAPERFVRSSSGESIQPKDGPLVGDGQYCAGQLLPEMDIFSAGCALLELWTEGTAPFEFSQLLAYRRGEVDLVRKHLDGIENERLRQLVESMLSPDPRDRKSAELYLDQERGKLFPEYFYAFLQSYLQMFSTVPVVPPDEKVTRLHGDISQIVQILTGGGGGGGGGGGGDDPPEPSDDDDDDGLILITGVITSCIRGLSFCRSKLLALEILQALAENTTSETILDRILPYILHLAQDAAPRVRVCSLNTLTRCLRLVRQLPRSDANVFPEYILPAIAPLATDHSTFVRMTYARNIATLADTAVSFLEQSQHTCTSENVPPPHYETELSALHEMLHQTVLSLLTDAQSAVKQTLMTSGITQLCVFFGRQKANDVILSHMITFLNDKEDRHLRGAFFDCIVGVASYVGWHCAPMLLPLLQQGLTDPEEFVIAKAIHATTLLVELGLIQKQGTIEFIGECACYLAHPNLWIRHEVVELVATAARILTAIDVQCKVRPSIAPHLRLPLIELTCPELLLDCLVPPVPRNIYDAVLRFGPDIAPLIAVLRERKQARARQQAVAAEREGDRRQSPLPDSGQQAPPPGIQQLLRRLTTEGLTEQIEEQLLAMSVHLMKLHHYKLAETRHTQQPSGRIVLDHYPDVMGEVPLAGADTHLPLAKGGALPGRPAASGSAGDGTAPTGDGLGKQAGGRTARKSESDSAQDWQHMLSAIESHTPSPSSPTGGGGDLTVTGTAVLPAPPPVAATGATVPMATIAAALPPTVHHHHHHATPTTSSLVEYSLPERTTGHQERLSDCRLEMEALVAKLRTRFATYQRQRELRESTSAGPALPAGWRLSGTLVAHLAEHKAAVARMAALKPHTGSLFASASIDGTVRLWDCNKLDGQQSVNRSRQSYHANTPLHAVAACDAGQSLAVAGKDGTLLLLKIDTNSSKMALQQARHFEADTRYTSASSSTGELGPDDGPVVEMHPLDQGAQSVIVYATLYGALVGWDIRMPDYAWRLQSDLRSGVITTFCIDPSSSWLTVGTSSGRHVCWDLRFQLPIAEIKHPHDARIRRVSHHPTESSWLVSASQGNSEVYVWNIETGHRQQAYWASASPPLSNSNASSHSVCALLPGVNDGNPFLLTGGTDQRLRYWDPVNIENCALVVPSARDYAPLNVTYESRLIDGTKVISEIHCNNNSNNNNNNNSNVQINNNNSHNSSNTNANQTSGGQSGGMAGNNANTPGGGSAGATPGGPGSGAGGSSERSGRQPDDDHRVGPEMPAHGHNDVISDLLMCRSAKQTFIASSSRDGVIKLWK